The DNA window CCCAGCGTACTCATACCCAACGGATTTTACCTATGATCGATCAAATCCTTACCGAAGCAGATATAAAAATCAATCAAATTAATGGGCTAGCTTTTGGGAGAGGACCGGGAAGTTTTACTGGTGTTCGAGTCAGTGCTGGTATTGCACAAGGATTAGCCTTTGGTTGCCAAAATGGCAATCTTCCTGTTTATCCAATCTCTAATTTAACCGCAATGGCAGAAGCGGCATATCGTCAAATGGGGGTTAAAAAAGTACTCTGTGCCATAGATGCCCGTATGAATGAAATCTATTTTTCGGTACTTGAACGCCAAGAAACAACCACTACTCCTACACCTTACTCTAATTGGCAAACCATTATTAAAGAACAAGTCCTTTCACCAGAACAAGCGATTGAACAAATCCAAAACACGATTAAACCAGAACAATTGCCAGAATGGGTTACCGTAGGTACAGGTTGGCAAGCCTATCCTATTTTAGCCACCATTAATGCACAAAAAAGCGAAATCATCTTACCATCTGCACAAGATATGTTGACTTTAGCTCTGACAGCGATTCAGCAACAACAGCAGATTACTGCATTAGAAATTGAACCTATTTACTTACGTAACCAAGTTACTTGGCAAAAATTACCCGGTAGAGAATAAAAATAAAAAGTCTGTTATCACTAACAGACTTTTTATTTTAACTCTATATGAATTATTCTTTTTCTTCTTCAAGACCTATTTCACCAGATACAGATTTAGAACCTGTATGATTTTGGTGAGGAGAAATTGAACGTGCTGGTACAACAGTTGAAATAGCATGTTTGTAAACCATTTGACTGACGGTATTTTTTAATAAAATAACGAATTGATCGAACGACTCAATTTGACCTTGTAATTTAATTCCGTTAACCAAATAAATTGAAACAGGAATACGCTCACGACGGAGTGAATTTAAATAAGGATCTTGTAGAGATTGTCCTTTTGCCATCTTATGTTCCTTTTTTGATTATAGTGTCAAGGGTTTAATAATATAAAATAACTTCAATTCTTCAAAAAAGTTATGATCAATGCGTTTATTAAAGAAAATAACGTTATTTTTAAATTACCACTCAGTAATATAACAATAAAGCTTAACAATGTCATTAGCTAACAAGAAAGTTTACACATTTTATCCCATTTTTGTTGTATATTATCAATCACTTCCTGTTCTGCACGCTCCATTTGCAAGCTATCTAGCCAAATCAGGGGAGATTTCCAGCCTCTTAACCAAGTAATTTGTCGTTTTGCTAATTGCCGAGTAGCACAAATTCCTCGGTAAATCATTTCTTGATGCGAATATTCACCTTGCAAAAATTCCCACATTTGCCGATATCCGACACAACGCATTGATGGTAAATTTAAATGTAAATCACCTCGTTGATACAGTTTTTCAACTTCTTGTTGAAATCCTTGATTAATCATCGTATGAAAACGTTGTTCTATTCG is part of the Mergibacter septicus genome and encodes:
- the hfq gene encoding RNA chaperone Hfq; this translates as MAKGQSLQDPYLNSLRRERIPVSIYLVNGIKLQGQIESFDQFVILLKNTVSQMVYKHAISTVVPARSISPHQNHTGSKSVSGEIGLEEEKE
- the tsaB gene encoding tRNA (adenosine(37)-N6)-threonylcarbamoyltransferase complex dimerization subunit type 1 TsaB, which gives rise to MLLPQDLTLLALDTATEACSVALLHQGKITTYAEIAQRTHTQRILPMIDQILTEADIKINQINGLAFGRGPGSFTGVRVSAGIAQGLAFGCQNGNLPVYPISNLTAMAEAAYRQMGVKKVLCAIDARMNEIYFSVLERQETTTTPTPYSNWQTIIKEQVLSPEQAIEQIQNTIKPEQLPEWVTVGTGWQAYPILATINAQKSEIILPSAQDMLTLALTAIQQQQQITALEIEPIYLRNQVTWQKLPGRE